In Maridesulfovibrio sp., a single genomic region encodes these proteins:
- a CDS encoding glycosyltransferase family 2 protein, with protein sequence MSTPMVSVTMPCYNCEESVAAAVESILDQSFEDLELVAVDDGSTDATADVLMKYAAEDRRVKPVLLEHQGVVGAANAAIAASSGRYVARMDADDFSMPDRIADQVRMLDDNPEVGLTACRVGFGGDREQCAGYAHYVDWINSLVEPDEIYLNRFVEFPFANPSIMMRRELLCEHGMFREGDFPEDYELVLRWLEAGVRMRKVDEELLVWNDPPDRLSRNHPKYDVDAFYRIKSSFLFRWLKHNFGACPKVGIIGSGRTSRKRYEILEEMGTETAFYVDVDPRKVGHVIHGCRVLHRDELPSAGSVFLLSYVASRGARDEISEFLEERGYSMGRDYLLVS encoded by the coding sequence ATGAGCACTCCCATGGTTTCCGTGACCATGCCCTGCTACAATTGCGAGGAGAGCGTGGCTGCTGCGGTCGAGAGTATCCTGGATCAGTCTTTCGAGGATCTGGAACTTGTGGCCGTGGATGACGGGTCCACGGATGCCACTGCGGATGTGCTTATGAAGTATGCGGCAGAAGACAGGCGCGTCAAGCCAGTTCTGCTTGAACATCAAGGGGTTGTCGGCGCCGCCAATGCCGCCATAGCCGCATCTTCCGGCCGGTATGTGGCCCGCATGGACGCTGATGATTTTTCCATGCCGGACCGCATCGCCGATCAGGTCCGCATGCTGGATGATAATCCCGAAGTCGGACTTACGGCATGCAGGGTTGGTTTCGGGGGCGATAGGGAACAGTGCGCCGGCTACGCCCATTATGTGGACTGGATAAATTCCCTTGTGGAGCCGGATGAAATATATCTGAACCGCTTTGTGGAATTTCCTTTCGCCAACCCGTCGATAATGATGCGCAGGGAACTGCTGTGTGAACACGGTATGTTTCGGGAAGGTGATTTCCCTGAGGATTACGAACTGGTGTTGCGTTGGCTGGAAGCCGGGGTGCGGATGCGCAAGGTGGATGAGGAACTGCTTGTGTGGAACGATCCGCCTGATAGGCTTTCACGCAACCATCCCAAGTACGATGTGGATGCGTTTTACCGCATCAAAAGCAGCTTTCTGTTCCGCTGGCTGAAGCATAATTTCGGAGCATGCCCTAAGGTCGGCATTATCGGGTCCGGGCGAACTTCCCGCAAGCGCTATGAAATACTGGAGGAAATGGGGACGGAAACGGCCTTCTATGTGGATGTGGACCCGCGCAAGGTCGGGCATGTCATTCATGGCTGCAGGGTGCTGCACCGGGATGAGCTTCCTTCTGCTGGCAGCGTTTTTCTGCTTTCATATGTGGCCAGCCGGGGAGCCAGAGACGAGATTTCCGAATTTCTGGAAGAACGCGGCTACTCCATGGGTCGTGACTATCTGCTTGTGTCCTAA
- a CDS encoding response regulator — translation MSRILVIDDEKATLNMFKMLLTAYGHEVITAEDGESGIDLFGSEQPELVMTDIKMPGIDGLEVLGRIKEMSPDAEVIVITGHGDMDLAIKALNLDATDFLNKPVKREDLEKALQLSQDRREFAHKKKDDISLQKENGLSVIRITGSLTSKSEGLLQDTFDEALTTTRNNLLLVFQEKASINGAAMDSLYNAVEKARLKGLNVFIAGLSDNFRAVLDSMGISQMAAIHTTEGEARNALPQQ, via the coding sequence GTGAGCAGAATACTTGTTATAGACGATGAAAAAGCGACTTTGAACATGTTCAAGATGCTGCTTACCGCTTACGGACACGAGGTGATCACTGCCGAGGACGGAGAAAGCGGTATCGACCTGTTCGGGTCCGAACAGCCGGAACTGGTCATGACCGACATCAAGATGCCCGGAATTGACGGGCTGGAAGTTCTGGGCAGGATCAAGGAAATGTCCCCGGACGCGGAAGTCATCGTAATAACCGGTCACGGAGACATGGATCTGGCCATCAAAGCCCTGAACCTTGATGCCACAGACTTTCTTAACAAGCCTGTAAAACGGGAGGACCTGGAAAAAGCACTGCAGCTTTCACAGGACCGCCGTGAATTCGCCCACAAAAAAAAAGACGACATTTCGTTGCAGAAGGAAAACGGCCTGTCCGTAATCAGAATCACCGGTAGCCTTACTTCAAAGTCCGAAGGGCTGCTGCAGGATACCTTTGATGAGGCCCTGACCACAACCCGGAACAACCTGCTGCTGGTCTTTCAGGAAAAAGCATCCATAAACGGAGCCGCAATGGACTCCCTGTACAACGCAGTTGAAAAGGCCCGCTTAAAAGGACTGAACGTATTCATAGCCGGGCTGTCGGACAATTTCCGCGCCGTGCTCGATTCAATGGGCATAAGCCAGATGGCCGCCATTCATACAACGGAAGGGGAAGCCCGGAACGCCCTGCCCCAGCAATAA
- a CDS encoding ATP-binding protein: MISTKLADRFSGLSLKNKIFFSTLGVILIISAIIALLARWILVSSLTKELELRGVAIAYSIAERGAGYILDRNYPKLLSLSFEEAKLRERQHLITYIFVLGKDGKVLCHTFTKPFPENLDIANPIPEGQDKSVRLIDLGTTSAYDIAVPIREGLYRIGTVHVGLNKIHIDQLVSTLRFTFLGFISFVVIIIFIISHRLAEYITKPVSRLTRLSDELSKGNFNFTLDDLADGAPGDISSCPAYHDTDFPCWHFDLSSQQQDNGIEGGKKLQQCRNCHFYSKRKGDEVVQLADSFRNMVWSIKLYRRRLRESEEKYKSLFDSGPDPVLVVSCADFRIIDANPRVTELYGYSRDELIGEKFLKLGPESNKECISAFAEEYGGPSGCIYYPKILHLKKNGVPVYVNMHACPITYRSKPSIIVAVNDITEIIEKDAQLVQAAKMKSLGEMSAGVAHEVNQPLNAIKMGSEYLAFMAEQGRDLPAAQLQEVAREVSAQVDRAAEIISALRAFGRKSGLKTEKVDINDPVRSVLTLVTRQFELQNITFEMDLAENLPRIVAQDNRLQQVFFNLVNNARDAITEKRESSDVEGEDFIRVSTYRDGDYVVIKVADTGAGITDEVRNKIFEPFFSTKEVGYGMGLGLAITYGIVRDYKGSIKIVSEKDHGAAFIIAFPAAKYESDDQA, from the coding sequence GTGATCTCCACGAAACTTGCGGACCGTTTCTCCGGGCTGAGCCTCAAAAACAAGATTTTCTTTTCCACACTAGGGGTAATTCTGATCATCAGCGCCATAATAGCCCTTCTGGCCCGCTGGATTCTGGTTTCATCCCTGACCAAGGAGCTGGAACTGCGCGGGGTGGCCATCGCCTACTCCATAGCGGAACGCGGTGCGGGATACATCCTTGACCGCAATTACCCGAAACTGCTCAGCCTCTCGTTTGAGGAAGCCAAGCTCAGGGAAAGGCAGCACCTGATCACCTATATTTTCGTACTCGGCAAGGACGGCAAGGTGCTCTGCCACACCTTTACAAAACCGTTTCCGGAAAATCTGGACATTGCCAACCCTATTCCGGAAGGTCAGGACAAATCCGTGCGGCTGATCGATCTGGGGACAACATCCGCGTATGACATCGCGGTCCCGATCCGGGAAGGCTTGTACCGCATCGGTACCGTCCATGTGGGACTGAACAAGATACACATCGACCAGCTTGTCTCGACCCTGCGCTTCACTTTTCTGGGATTCATATCCTTTGTGGTCATCATCATATTCATAATAAGTCACCGGCTGGCGGAATACATAACAAAACCGGTAAGCAGACTTACCCGGCTCTCGGACGAACTTTCAAAAGGAAACTTCAACTTCACACTTGATGATCTGGCAGACGGAGCTCCGGGCGACATATCCAGTTGCCCGGCATACCATGATACGGATTTTCCCTGCTGGCATTTCGATCTCTCCAGCCAGCAGCAGGACAACGGTATCGAAGGCGGCAAAAAACTCCAGCAATGCAGGAACTGCCACTTCTATTCCAAGAGAAAAGGCGATGAAGTGGTACAACTGGCGGACAGTTTCCGCAACATGGTCTGGTCCATAAAACTATACCGCCGCAGGCTTCGGGAATCGGAAGAAAAATACAAATCCCTGTTCGACAGCGGGCCGGACCCGGTGCTGGTCGTTTCCTGTGCCGATTTCAGGATAATAGACGCAAACCCCAGAGTAACGGAATTGTACGGATACTCAAGGGATGAACTGATCGGTGAAAAATTCCTCAAACTCGGCCCGGAATCGAACAAGGAATGCATCAGCGCATTTGCCGAGGAATACGGGGGGCCATCAGGCTGCATCTACTACCCCAAGATTCTGCATTTGAAAAAAAACGGCGTTCCGGTTTATGTCAATATGCACGCCTGCCCCATAACGTACAGAAGCAAGCCTTCGATCATTGTGGCTGTAAACGACATCACGGAAATAATCGAAAAGGACGCCCAGCTTGTGCAGGCCGCAAAGATGAAATCTTTAGGCGAAATGTCAGCCGGGGTTGCGCACGAGGTAAACCAGCCCCTTAACGCCATAAAAATGGGCAGCGAATACCTTGCCTTCATGGCCGAACAGGGACGGGACCTGCCTGCGGCCCAGCTTCAGGAAGTAGCCCGCGAAGTAAGCGCACAGGTGGACAGAGCCGCTGAAATCATAAGCGCCCTGAGGGCATTCGGCCGCAAGTCCGGACTGAAGACGGAAAAAGTGGACATAAATGATCCAGTGCGTAGCGTGCTTACTCTGGTGACCCGCCAGTTCGAACTGCAGAACATAACCTTTGAAATGGACCTGGCGGAAAATCTACCGCGAATTGTGGCTCAGGATAACCGTCTGCAGCAGGTTTTCTTCAACCTGGTGAACAATGCGCGCGATGCCATTACCGAAAAACGGGAATCATCGGACGTTGAGGGTGAAGACTTCATCCGGGTGAGCACCTACCGGGACGGAGACTATGTGGTTATCAAGGTCGCGGATACCGGAGCCGGCATTACGGATGAAGTCCGCAACAAGATATTCGAACCTTTTTTCAGTACCAAAGAAGTAGGATATGGCATGGGTTTGGGGCTGGCCATAACTTATGGCATTGTCCGCGACTATAAGGGAAGCATCAAAATAGTCAGCGAAAAGGATCACGGCGCGGCATTCATAATTGCTTTTCCAGCCGCAAAATACGAAAGTGACGATCAGGCGTAA